A stretch of the Asticcacaulis sp. ZE23SCel15 genome encodes the following:
- a CDS encoding TorF family putative porin, whose amino-acid sequence MTVSVKATALSKFAAIAVLALPLSAQAETLKFSGEAKVLTDGIYRGVSQTEGLPQYIAGAQVAYGKVFVGTLFKTMRDRTTGVDNQTQALIGYKTKIKGTDVTARAIYKQYNGVRPGIDDEFMEYEVNLGRKLSDKLTGKLNLAYSPDNYGNRAKQANFVEIGVDYKLNSRLSLQAANGFRHVEHGTDYTSYLAGATYAVTKTLNASLTYTHTDKADLGDKYGDATFITLSKKF is encoded by the coding sequence ATGACGGTTTCAGTCAAGGCTACCGCTTTATCTAAATTCGCCGCCATCGCCGTTCTGGCCCTGCCACTGTCCGCGCAGGCCGAGACGCTTAAATTTTCAGGCGAGGCCAAGGTCTTAACCGACGGCATCTATCGCGGCGTCAGTCAGACTGAAGGATTGCCGCAATATATCGCCGGAGCGCAGGTCGCTTACGGTAAGGTCTTTGTCGGCACCCTGTTCAAGACCATGCGCGACCGCACCACCGGCGTCGATAATCAGACCCAAGCCCTGATCGGCTATAAAACCAAAATCAAAGGCACCGATGTCACGGCCCGCGCCATCTATAAGCAATATAACGGGGTGCGCCCCGGCATTGACGATGAGTTCATGGAATATGAGGTCAATCTGGGGCGTAAACTGTCGGATAAACTGACCGGAAAACTCAATCTGGCCTATAGCCCGGATAACTACGGCAACCGCGCCAAGCAGGCTAATTTTGTGGAAATCGGCGTGGATTATAAACTCAACTCCCGCCTGAGCCTGCAGGCCGCCAATGGCTTTCGCCATGTCGAACACGGCACCGACTACACCAGCTATCTGGCGGGCGCGACCTATGCGGTGACCAAAACCCTGAACGCCAGCCTGACCTATACCCATACCGATAAGGCTGATCTGGGCGACAAATACGGCGACGCCACTTTCATCACCCTGTCGAAAAAATTCTGA
- the cyoC gene encoding cytochrome o ubiquinol oxidase subunit III, which produces MSPHPANPVDALKDELKSAYDHNPNDAHDTDDHHHQDEAAKVTLGFWIYLMSDCLIFATLFATFAVLKDATAGGPNGRELFDLSFVAFETALLLLSSLTFGLSMISMQANKLKGTIGWLAVTGLLGLGFMGMEIYEFNHLIHEGAGPDRSAFLSAFFTLVGTHGLHVTSGLVWMGVMFVHLFRRGLTPANRIRMMELSLFWHFLDIIWIGVFSIVYLMGAA; this is translated from the coding sequence ATGAGCCCTCATCCCGCTAACCCTGTAGACGCCCTGAAGGACGAACTGAAGTCCGCCTACGACCATAACCCCAACGACGCCCACGACACGGACGATCATCATCATCAGGACGAAGCCGCCAAGGTTACCCTTGGCTTCTGGATCTACCTGATGAGCGACTGCCTGATCTTTGCGACCCTGTTTGCCACCTTCGCGGTGCTGAAAGACGCAACCGCGGGCGGACCCAACGGCCGGGAACTGTTTGACCTCAGCTTCGTGGCCTTTGAAACGGCCTTGCTGTTGCTGTCGTCCCTGACCTTTGGCCTGTCGATGATTTCGATGCAGGCCAATAAACTCAAAGGCACGATCGGCTGGCTGGCTGTGACCGGCCTGTTGGGTCTGGGCTTCATGGGCATGGAAATCTATGAGTTCAACCACCTGATCCACGAAGGTGCAGGCCCCGACCGTTCGGCCTTCCTGTCGGCCTTCTTCACCCTGGTCGGCACCCACGGCCTGCACGTCACGTCGGGGCTGGTGTGGATGGGCGTGATGTTCGTTCACCTCTTCCGCCGCGGTCTTACCCCCGCCAACCGCATCCGCATGATGGAGCTGAGCCTGTTTTGGCACTTCCTCGACATCATCTGGATCGGCGTTTTCAGCATCGTTTACCTTATGGGAGCCGCCTGA
- a CDS encoding ATP-binding protein yields MPRLNIAIPAPRFWVGLTCALLAAVALFATYDLTRRSALDDLKREARVTAQLRVAVLQSELDKQRAVPVILADDSDVVAALRAPDPARFIRISQKLERLRQETRGAVIYLIDDKGVAVAASNWALPVSFVGENYGFRPYFRQAMTGVVAEQFALGTVSHKPGLYMAHSVSDDGKAIGVVVVKMEFDAIEASWAQSPQLTYVTDRAGKVVLTARQDLRFQSQPPVRTDEFVTPVAVPVDGWQLQVVSSARPALDMARNAILMLALALGLTSMLIIWQWRRVRLRQAQGAILAAREAEYRQRLEGDVEARTREISITNARLSAEIHDRRDAERRLSSLQADLVQANKLASLGQITAGVAHEINQPVATIRILADTSVKMLGVAKARAMLSDNLDKIIRMCERIGHITGELRTFSRKATGEVEPVPLQDTVMSSILLNQSRLHENRVALICDPIDPVLKVMAGRIRLEQVLVNLLQNAFEALEATPNPTVSLTVEVTDDWVTLKVIDNGPGLKPEVLDQLFTPFVTTKPKGLGLGLVIAHDILRDFGGDLSAESTDAGASFILRLKVAS; encoded by the coding sequence ATGCCCCGCCTGAACATTGCTATTCCAGCCCCACGCTTTTGGGTCGGTCTGACCTGTGCGCTGCTGGCCGCCGTGGCGTTGTTTGCGACCTATGACCTGACCCGGCGCAGCGCCCTGGATGACCTGAAACGTGAGGCGCGGGTGACGGCCCAGTTGCGGGTGGCAGTGCTGCAAAGTGAGTTGGATAAACAGCGGGCCGTGCCGGTTATTCTGGCTGACGACAGCGATGTAGTGGCGGCTCTGCGCGCTCCTGATCCGGCCCGATTTATCCGCATTTCGCAAAAGCTGGAGCGCCTGCGTCAGGAAACCCGCGGGGCGGTGATCTATCTGATCGACGATAAGGGCGTGGCCGTGGCCGCCAGCAACTGGGCTTTGCCGGTCTCGTTCGTCGGGGAAAACTACGGGTTTCGGCCCTATTTCCGGCAGGCGATGACCGGCGTGGTGGCCGAACAATTCGCGCTCGGCACCGTCAGCCATAAGCCGGGGCTTTACATGGCCCACAGCGTCAGCGATGACGGTAAAGCTATTGGCGTGGTCGTCGTCAAGATGGAGTTCGACGCGATTGAAGCCAGTTGGGCGCAGTCACCGCAACTGACCTATGTCACAGATCGCGCGGGCAAGGTGGTGCTCACCGCCCGTCAGGATCTGCGCTTTCAGTCACAGCCCCCTGTGCGCACGGATGAATTTGTGACCCCGGTAGCCGTGCCGGTCGATGGCTGGCAACTGCAGGTCGTAAGTTCCGCCCGTCCGGCGCTCGATATGGCGCGTAACGCCATCCTGATGCTGGCTCTGGCGTTGGGGCTTACCTCTATGCTCATCATCTGGCAGTGGCGACGCGTGCGCTTAAGGCAGGCGCAAGGGGCGATCTTGGCCGCGCGTGAAGCCGAATACCGTCAGCGTCTTGAGGGCGATGTCGAGGCGCGCACCCGTGAGATCAGCATTACCAATGCGAGGTTGTCGGCGGAAATCCACGACCGGCGCGACGCTGAGCGCCGCCTGAGCAGCCTTCAGGCCGATCTGGTTCAGGCCAATAAACTGGCCAGTCTGGGCCAGATCACCGCCGGCGTGGCCCATGAAATCAACCAGCCCGTGGCCACCATCCGCATACTGGCCGACACCAGCGTGAAAATGCTCGGCGTAGCCAAGGCGCGGGCGATGCTAAGCGACAACCTCGATAAGATCATCCGCATGTGTGAGCGCATCGGCCACATCACCGGTGAGCTACGCACCTTTTCGCGTAAGGCGACGGGTGAGGTTGAGCCGGTGCCGTTGCAGGATACGGTCATGTCATCCATCCTGCTGAACCAGAGCCGTCTGCATGAAAACCGCGTAGCCCTGATCTGCGATCCGATTGATCCGGTGCTTAAGGTCATGGCCGGGCGCATCCGGCTGGAGCAGGTGCTGGTCAACCTGCTGCAAAACGCGTTCGAGGCGCTGGAGGCCACGCCCAATCCCACCGTGAGCCTGACGGTTGAGGTGACGGACGATTGGGTGACACTAAAGGTCATCGATAATGGCCCCGGCCTCAAACCCGAAGTGCTGGATCAGTTGTTTACGCCGTTTGTGACGACTAAGCCCAAAGGCTTAGGGCTGGGGCTGGTCATCGCCCATGATATTTTACGTGATTTTGGCGGCGACCTGAGCGCGGAAAGCACGGATGCGGGGGCAAGCTTTATCCTCAGATTAAAGGTCGCGTCATGA
- a CDS encoding SURF1 family protein, whose protein sequence is MRRLIALSLVTLCVLALTGLGVWQVQRLMWKNALITAVNERTQSPPIVLDATDGQWPALSEDRDEYRRVTVTGEFLHDKEVQVYALTEAGAGYWVMTPLVTDSGATIFVNRGYVPTDRRDPATRAEGQTTGTVTVTGLARMSQDKGWLFLPPNNPAAEQWSLRDTKQMAKARGLGHVADYFVDADASPITGGWPKGGMTVVKFTNNHLSYALTWFAMAAFLAGFTVWWLRRPKTQAPKF, encoded by the coding sequence GTGCGTCGTCTTATTGCCCTGAGTTTGGTTACCCTGTGCGTGTTGGCCCTGACCGGGCTTGGTGTGTGGCAAGTGCAACGGCTGATGTGGAAAAACGCGCTGATTACCGCCGTCAATGAACGCACGCAAAGCCCCCCGATCGTGCTGGATGCCACAGACGGTCAGTGGCCTGCCCTGAGCGAAGACCGTGACGAATATCGCCGCGTCACCGTGACGGGTGAGTTCCTCCACGACAAAGAAGTGCAGGTCTATGCCCTGACCGAAGCGGGCGCCGGTTACTGGGTCATGACGCCGCTGGTGACCGATAGCGGCGCTACCATCTTCGTCAACCGCGGCTATGTACCGACCGACCGGCGCGATCCGGCAACGCGAGCTGAGGGGCAAACCACGGGCACCGTTACCGTGACTGGTCTTGCGCGCATGTCTCAGGATAAGGGTTGGCTGTTTTTGCCACCGAACAATCCGGCAGCCGAGCAATGGTCCCTGCGCGACACAAAACAAATGGCCAAGGCGCGGGGCCTTGGCCATGTGGCTGATTATTTTGTTGATGCGGACGCCTCACCGATTACCGGCGGGTGGCCCAAAGGCGGGATGACGGTGGTGAAGTTCACCAATAACCACCTGTCCTATGCCCTCACCTGGTTTGCCATGGCGGCGTTTCTGGCGGGGTTCACGGTCTGGTGGTTGCGTCGCCCAAAAACTCAGGCCCCAAAATTTTAG
- the cyoA gene encoding ubiquinol oxidase subunit II has translation MRRTLGASLIILAAVSLSGCEMALMDPKGPIGLQQKDLIILATLLMMIPVVPVIVMTIWFAYRYRASNDKATYDPNFEHSNRIEAVVWAVPTLIIIALGTVTWITTHQLDPHKKIEAAADRSHIAPIEVEVVAMDWKWLFIYPQYGIATVNEMAMPVGTPVHFKITSASVMNSFFIPQLGSQIYAMSGMETKLSLRADHAGAYDGISANYSGNGFAHMRFKAKAMTDAQFEAWIASAKTSAQSLDTVAYKSLNQKNVAPQPLYFAAVEPLMFNKVLNGCAEGGLCRDDAHNMAVMKKLAPNAEECEDPKLAAATGQSVKGAKPIGNVAFKDNATPAS, from the coding sequence ATGCGCAGAACTCTGGGTGCCTCGCTGATCATTCTGGCCGCCGTATCCTTAAGCGGCTGCGAGATGGCCCTGATGGACCCCAAGGGCCCGATTGGTCTGCAACAAAAGGACCTGATTATTCTGGCGACCCTGCTCATGATGATTCCGGTCGTTCCGGTTATCGTCATGACCATCTGGTTTGCCTACCGCTACCGCGCCTCCAATGACAAGGCGACCTACGATCCGAATTTTGAGCACTCCAACCGCATCGAAGCTGTGGTGTGGGCCGTGCCGACCTTGATCATCATTGCGCTGGGCACCGTGACCTGGATCACCACCCACCAGCTTGACCCGCACAAAAAGATCGAAGCCGCCGCCGACCGCAGCCATATCGCCCCGATCGAGGTCGAAGTTGTCGCCATGGACTGGAAGTGGCTGTTCATCTATCCGCAGTACGGCATCGCTACGGTCAACGAAATGGCCATGCCGGTAGGCACCCCCGTCCATTTCAAGATCACCTCGGCCAGCGTGATGAACTCTTTCTTCATCCCGCAACTGGGCAGCCAGATTTATGCCATGAGCGGCATGGAAACCAAGCTGTCGCTGCGGGCTGACCACGCCGGTGCCTATGACGGCATTTCGGCCAACTATTCCGGCAATGGCTTTGCCCATATGCGCTTTAAGGCCAAGGCCATGACCGACGCCCAATTCGAAGCCTGGATCGCCAGCGCCAAAACCTCAGCGCAGTCTCTTGATACCGTCGCCTACAAGAGCCTGAACCAAAAGAACGTCGCCCCACAGCCGCTCTATTTTGCCGCGGTTGAGCCGCTAATGTTCAACAAGGTTCTGAATGGTTGCGCTGAGGGCGGCCTGTGCCGCGACGACGCCCACAACATGGCCGTCATGAAGAAACTGGCCCCCAATGCCGAAGAGTGCGAAGACCCGAAGCTGGCGGCCGCGACAGGCCAAAGCGTCAAAGGCGCTAAACCCATCGGCAATGTCGCCTTCAAAGACAACGCTACCCCGGCCAGCTAA
- the cyoB gene encoding cytochrome o ubiquinol oxidase subunit I: MSSPVAELHEDPLLRFIFGKLDINSVPWHDPIIMGAGFGMVSAAVLVIGLTTYFKKWGYVWSEWLTSVDHKKIGVMYVILALIMLLRGFADALMMRAQQALASAGGAGYLPPDHFDQIFTAHGVIMIFFVAMPLVIGLMNIIMPLQIGARDVAFPYLNSLSFWFTVAGAILVNVSLVVGEFAHTGWLAYAPLSGIEFSPGVGVDYYLWALQISGLGTTLSGVNLIATIFKMRAPGMTLMRMPIFTWTSLAANILIVAAFPILTVTLALLTLDRYLGMHFFTNDGGGNAMLYVNLIWAWGHPEVYILVLPAFGIFSEIVATFSRKRLFGYDGMVYATMCIALLSFLVWLHHFFTMGAGADVNAFFGITTMIISIPTGVKVFNWLFTMYRGRVRLELPMLWTLGFIITFVIGGATGVMLAIPGADFVLHNSVFLIAHFHNVIIGGVLFGCIAGLNYWFPKAFGFKLHTGLGKISFWCWLIGFYVAFMPLYVLGLMGMTRRLSHMDNPIWQQYLIVAAIGALIIAVGIAAQIAQIVWSVIKRDELRDETGDPWDGRTLEWATSSPPPFYNFAVTPAIGNHNSFWDAKQTGQAYVQPESYAPIHMPRNTATGLLIGLISVPLGFALIWHIWWLAIASFVAMVGIAIAHTFNEDRDYYVQPDEIKAIEDARFAKLKTEA; the protein is encoded by the coding sequence ATGTCCAGCCCTGTCGCCGAACTTCACGAAGATCCGCTTCTTCGCTTTATCTTCGGTAAACTCGATATCAACTCCGTGCCTTGGCACGACCCCATCATCATGGGTGCCGGTTTCGGCATGGTCAGCGCCGCTGTCCTCGTCATCGGGCTTACCACCTATTTCAAAAAATGGGGCTATGTCTGGTCAGAATGGTTGACCAGCGTCGACCACAAAAAGATCGGGGTGATGTATGTCATTCTGGCGCTGATCATGCTGCTGCGCGGTTTTGCCGACGCCCTTATGATGCGCGCCCAGCAGGCGCTGGCGTCCGCGGGTGGCGCAGGTTATCTGCCGCCCGATCACTTCGACCAGATCTTTACCGCCCACGGCGTGATCATGATCTTCTTTGTGGCCATGCCGCTGGTGATTGGCCTGATGAACATCATCATGCCGCTTCAGATCGGCGCGCGCGACGTGGCCTTCCCGTATCTCAACTCTTTGAGCTTCTGGTTCACGGTCGCAGGGGCCATTCTGGTCAACGTCTCTTTAGTGGTGGGTGAATTTGCCCATACCGGCTGGCTGGCCTATGCGCCGTTGTCGGGGATAGAATTCTCGCCCGGTGTGGGGGTCGATTACTACCTGTGGGCGCTGCAGATATCAGGGCTTGGGACGACGCTGTCCGGTGTCAACCTGATCGCGACCATCTTTAAAATGCGTGCGCCGGGCATGACCCTGATGCGTATGCCGATCTTTACCTGGACGTCGCTGGCCGCCAACATCCTGATTGTGGCCGCCTTCCCGATCCTGACCGTGACGCTGGCCCTGCTGACGCTCGATCGGTATCTGGGTATGCACTTCTTCACCAATGACGGCGGCGGCAATGCCATGCTGTACGTCAACCTGATCTGGGCGTGGGGCCATCCGGAAGTCTATATTCTTGTGCTGCCCGCCTTTGGCATTTTCTCGGAAATCGTGGCGACCTTCTCGCGCAAGCGCCTGTTTGGCTATGACGGCATGGTCTATGCGACCATGTGTATCGCCCTGCTGTCTTTCCTCGTGTGGCTGCACCACTTCTTCACCATGGGCGCAGGCGCCGACGTCAATGCCTTCTTTGGCATCACCACCATGATCATCTCTATCCCGACCGGGGTGAAGGTGTTCAACTGGCTGTTCACCATGTATCGCGGCCGGGTGCGCCTCGAACTGCCGATGCTGTGGACGCTGGGCTTCATCATCACCTTCGTCATCGGGGGCGCCACCGGCGTCATGCTGGCTATTCCGGGCGCAGACTTCGTGCTGCATAATTCGGTGTTCCTGATCGCCCACTTCCACAACGTCATCATCGGCGGTGTGCTGTTTGGGTGTATCGCGGGCCTCAACTACTGGTTCCCGAAAGCGTTCGGCTTTAAGCTGCACACCGGTCTGGGCAAGATCTCGTTCTGGTGCTGGCTGATCGGGTTTTATGTTGCCTTCATGCCGCTCTATGTGCTGGGCCTGATGGGTATGACCCGCCGCCTGAGCCACATGGATAACCCCATCTGGCAGCAGTACCTGATCGTGGCCGCGATCGGCGCCCTGATCATCGCCGTCGGCATCGCGGCCCAGATCGCTCAGATCGTGTGGAGCGTCATCAAGCGCGATGAATTACGCGATGAAACCGGCGATCCGTGGGATGGCCGCACGCTGGAATGGGCGACCTCCTCGCCGCCGCCGTTCTATAACTTTGCGGTCACACCGGCGATCGGTAACCACAACTCGTTCTGGGACGCCAAGCAAACCGGACAGGCTTATGTTCAGCCGGAAAGCTATGCGCCAATCCACATGCCGCGTAATACCGCTACCGGCCTGCTGATCGGCCTGATCAGCGTACCGCTCGGCTTTGCCCTGATCTGGCATATCTGGTGGCTGGCTATCGCATCGTTTGTGGCCATGGTCGGTATCGCCATTGCCCATACCTTCAACGAAGACCGCGACTATTATGTGCAGCCGGATGAGATCAAGGCGATCGAAGACGCGCGCTTCGCCAAACTCAAGACGGAGGCGTAA
- the cyoD gene encoding cytochrome o ubiquinol oxidase subunit IV, giving the protein MIGFALSVILTAIPFALTMMKVLPSQMLVPVILILGVVQILVHLHYFLHMDTSSSQVWNNAAFVFTAIILGILIIGTIWVMTHLNHNMHPGMMGGGMG; this is encoded by the coding sequence CTGATCGGTTTTGCGCTGTCGGTTATTCTGACGGCCATCCCGTTCGCCCTGACCATGATGAAGGTCCTGCCGTCCCAGATGCTGGTGCCGGTGATCCTGATCCTTGGCGTCGTGCAGATTCTGGTACACCTGCACTACTTCCTGCACATGGACACCTCCTCCAGTCAGGTCTGGAACAATGCCGCCTTCGTGTTCACGGCCATTATTCTGGGCATACTGATCATCGGGACGATCTGGGTCATGACCCACCTCAACCACAATATGCACCCCGGCATGATGGGTGGCGGCATGGGTTAA
- a CDS encoding dicarboxylate/amino acid:cation symporter, which produces MLMSTPSDTLASAPPPKKSGPFYTHLYFQVLIAIALGAAIGHFYPQTGEALKPLGDGFIKLVKMIISPVIFLTIVTGIAGMGSLKGVGSVTAKAFGYFLTFSTLALIVGLIVANVVQPGHGMNIDPATLHDAKVDEYAAKAHDSTLIGFMMGIIPTTFTSAFVDGNILQVLFVAILFGISLIFIGEKAKPLVNMLETLSHAVFRMVHILMKAAPIGAFGAFAFTIGKYGIASIVNLAALVGTFYATSALFVIVILGAVCAANGFSIFKLIGYLKAELLLVLGTSSSESALPSLMEKMEQAGCKRSVVGLVVPTGYSFNLDGTNIYMTLAALFIAQATNTHLTLEQQLLLLSVAMLSSKGAAGVTGAGFITLAATLSVVPTVPIAGMAIILGVDRFMSECRSLTNFIGNAVATVVVSRWEKSVDMDTFRAALNGQPVIEAEPVLAIHGAPAGVQLGEKSAD; this is translated from the coding sequence ATGCTTATGTCTACACCTTCCGACACGCTTGCGTCCGCGCCCCCGCCGAAAAAGAGCGGGCCATTCTATACCCACCTCTATTTTCAGGTGCTGATCGCCATTGCGCTGGGCGCGGCCATCGGTCACTTTTATCCGCAGACCGGCGAAGCGCTCAAACCGCTGGGCGATGGCTTCATCAAGCTGGTCAAGATGATCATCTCTCCGGTCATCTTCCTTACCATCGTCACCGGCATTGCGGGCATGGGCTCGCTCAAAGGGGTCGGCTCAGTCACCGCCAAGGCGTTTGGCTACTTCCTGACCTTTTCGACCCTGGCCCTGATTGTCGGCCTGATCGTCGCCAATGTGGTCCAGCCCGGCCACGGCATGAATATCGACCCGGCCACCCTGCACGACGCCAAGGTCGATGAATATGCCGCCAAGGCCCATGACTCGACCCTGATCGGTTTCATGATGGGCATTATCCCCACCACCTTCACCTCGGCCTTTGTCGATGGCAATATCCTGCAGGTGCTGTTTGTCGCCATTCTGTTCGGCATTTCGCTGATCTTTATCGGCGAAAAAGCCAAGCCGCTGGTCAACATGCTGGAAACCCTCAGCCACGCCGTTTTCCGCATGGTTCACATCCTGATGAAGGCCGCGCCCATCGGTGCGTTCGGCGCCTTTGCCTTCACCATCGGCAAGTATGGCATCGCCTCGATCGTCAATCTGGCAGCGCTGGTCGGTACGTTTTATGCGACCTCAGCCCTGTTCGTCATCGTCATTCTGGGCGCGGTCTGTGCGGCCAACGGTTTCTCGATCTTTAAGCTGATCGGCTATCTTAAGGCCGAACTGCTGCTGGTGTTGGGCACATCCTCGTCGGAATCGGCCCTGCCGAGCCTGATGGAAAAGATGGAGCAAGCCGGCTGTAAGCGCTCCGTCGTGGGTCTTGTGGTCCCGACCGGCTATTCGTTCAATCTGGACGGCACCAATATCTATATGACTCTGGCGGCCCTGTTTATCGCTCAGGCCACCAACACCCACCTGACGCTGGAGCAGCAACTGCTGCTGCTGTCGGTCGCCATGCTGTCGTCCAAGGGCGCTGCGGGTGTAACAGGGGCTGGTTTCATAACGCTGGCCGCCACACTGTCGGTCGTCCCTACCGTGCCGATCGCCGGTATGGCCATCATCTTAGGGGTTGACCGCTTCATGTCGGAGTGCCGCTCACTGACCAATTTTATCGGCAATGCGGTGGCCACTGTTGTCGTGTCGAGATGGGAAAAATCGGTCGATATGGACACCTTCCGCGCGGCCCTCAATGGCCAACCGGTGATCGAAGCCGAGCCGGTTTTAGCCATCCACGGCGCCCCTGCCGGTGTGCAACTGGGCGAAAAAAGCGCGGATTAA